ATCAATGTATCATTAGCGAAAGCAATGAGACAAATGGACGATCAGAAAGAAACGCACATTAAAACATTAACGGATAAGGGTCATCAACTTCGCGGGTTTATAGAAACATATGATAGTATTTTAATAAATTCCCCTAAAGATGCTGCACCATATATATTGAATGTTTCCTTCCCTGGAGTGAAAGGTGAAGTATTGGTGAATGCATTTTCTAAGTATGATATATATTTATCTACAACAAGTGCTTGTTCATCTAAAAAAAGTTCACATAATGAAACGTTAAAAGCAATGGGATTGAGTAATCGAAGAATTGAAGGTAGTATAAGAATCAGTATTGCATCAGATTTAACTGACGAACAAGTTGAATCATTTAAAGAGGCTTTTGATAAAGTATATAAAGAAGTAAGGGAGTTATTAGTCAATGAATTATGATCATATATTAGTAAGATATGGTGAGTTAACATTAAAGAGCGGTAACAGAAATATGTTTGTGAACAAATTAAAATCAAACATTAAAAGTAGATTAATGCCGTTACAAGGATATAAAGTAAGAGCAAACCGAGACAGAATGTATATTGATGTCCATGAAGGTTCAGATATTGAAGAAATGATGAATCGTATTTCATCTGTATTTGGTGTTCATTCAGTGAGCCCAGTAGTTAGAATAGAAAAAGATATCGAAGTAATGAAAGAAGTATCTTTATTATTTGCTCAAGATTTTAAAGAAGGCGATACTTTCAAAATTGATGTTAAAAGAGCAGATAAAACATTTGAATATGATACGTTCCAATTACAACAGACATTAGGTGGACACGTATTACAAAATACAGATCATATTTCTGTAGATGTAAAAACACCTGATCACAAAATAAAAGTTGAAGTACGTAAAGATGCGATTTATATGTACAATAGAGTGATTGAAGGTGTTGGCGGACTTCCTGTAGGTACAGGTGGAAAAACATTATTAATGTTATCAGGCGGTATTGATTCTCCTGTTGCAGGTATGGAAGTAATGAAACGCGGCGTTACTATTGAAGCGATTCATTTCCATAGTCCACCATATACGAGTGATCAAGCGAAACAGAAAGTCATTGATTTAACTCAACAATTAGCTCATTTAACTGGCGATATTAAACTTCATATTGTTCCTTTTACTGCGCTTCAAAAACAAATTCATAAAGTAGTAGAAGAAAG
The Mammaliicoccus sp. Dog046 genome window above contains:
- the thiI gene encoding tRNA uracil 4-sulfurtransferase ThiI, whose protein sequence is MNYDHILVRYGELTLKSGNRNMFVNKLKSNIKSRLMPLQGYKVRANRDRMYIDVHEGSDIEEMMNRISSVFGVHSVSPVVRIEKDIEVMKEVSLLFAQDFKEGDTFKIDVKRADKTFEYDTFQLQQTLGGHVLQNTDHISVDVKTPDHKIKVEVRKDAIYMYNRVIEGVGGLPVGTGGKTLLMLSGGIDSPVAGMEVMKRGVTIEAIHFHSPPYTSDQAKQKVIDLTQQLAHLTGDIKLHIVPFTALQKQIHKVVEESFTMTSTRRMMLRVTEKVAHQIDAQAIVNGENLGQVASQTLGSMYAINSVTSMPILRPLLTFDKEDIVKKAKEIQTFDLSIQPFEDCCTIFTPKNPKTNPKLEKVEYFESKFDFEPLIDEAVANVETIVISKHDRIENQEDEWMDDLL